One region of Armigeres subalbatus isolate Guangzhou_Male chromosome 3, GZ_Asu_2, whole genome shotgun sequence genomic DNA includes:
- the LOC134222398 gene encoding uncharacterized protein LOC134222398, with amino-acid sequence MMFNSSKMPSVYSFSYGSSNASWSRVGLIVGLTDSVEVRQGKKIAREKRQKMEKHCKSIIVSRIHDDQLEHLQGKATPKQMWDGLVKIFERKSVAKRMHLNRQLHELKYTSGLLQEHFVKFDRMIRIIFRRRTEENSKG; translated from the exons ATGATGTTCAACAGTTCCAAGATGCCTTCTGTCTACTCCTTCA GTTATGGGTCCAGTAACGCTTCCTGGTCGCGAGTCGGTCTGATT GTCGGACTTACGGACTCGGTGGAGGTGCGGCAAGGGAAGAAAATAGCCCGCGAGAAGCGACAGAAGATGGAAAAACATTGTAAGTCGATTATCGTTTCCCGGATCCACGACGATCAGCTCGAGCACCTGCAAGGGAAAGCTACACCCAAGCAGATGTGGGACGGGCTGGTGAAGATTTTCGAGCGGAAGAGCGTAGCGAAACGAATGCACCTGAACCGCCAGCTGCATGAGCTGAAATACACTTCCGGGCTGCTGCAGGAGCACTTCGTCAAATTCGATCGGATGATACGGATCATATTCCGAAGGAGAACCGAAGAAAACTCGAAGGGATGA